The following proteins come from a genomic window of Candidatus Margulisiibacteriota bacterium:
- a CDS encoding DUF2147 domain-containing protein gives MKKYLWILVVMSVFLATNVLAGEEDDVLGKWLTEKGTSQVEIFKNGTKFNGKIVLLKEPVYGKEDSMAGKTKVDRRNPDLSKRNDPLLGKEMIKDFVYDKGAKKWINGKIYNPEDGNIYNCYLAFEKDGRLIVRGSIDAWGLIGKTQFWEKVKEENGSEK, from the coding sequence ATGAAAAAGTATCTTTGGATTTTAGTTGTCATGAGTGTATTTCTTGCAACTAATGTTTTGGCCGGAGAAGAAGATGATGTTCTCGGTAAATGGCTGACCGAGAAGGGGACTTCCCAGGTGGAGATTTTTAAAAACGGGACCAAGTTTAACGGCAAAATTGTTTTGTTAAAAGAGCCTGTCTATGGAAAAGAAGATTCTATGGCCGGAAAGACTAAAGTTGACCGAAGAAATCCTGATCTGTCTAAACGCAATGATCCGCTTCTCGGAAAAGAGATGATCAAGGATTTTGTATATGATAAAGGTGCCAAAAAATGGATTAATGGCAAAATATATAATCCGGAAGACGGAAATATCTATAATTGCTATTTGGCATTTGAAAAAGACGGAAGGTTAATTGTCCGTGGTTCTATTGATGCATGGGGTTTGATTGGAAAAACACAGTTTTGGGAAAAAGTGAAGGAAGAAAACGGTTCAGAAAAATAG